The following are encoded together in the Neomonachus schauinslandi chromosome 15, ASM220157v2, whole genome shotgun sequence genome:
- the UNC13D gene encoding protein unc-13 homolog D, whose product MATPFSHPQRRPPLLRQAIKIRRRRVRDLQDPLAQTAQELEPPSHHLSPEERALLYEEALYTVLHRLGRPEPSHVREASELLQYLQEAFHMEPEEHQQMLQQVQKLEKPIFCLKATVKQAKGILGKDVSGFSDPYCLLGIEQGVGVQGGSPGSRHRQKAVVRHTIPEEQTHRTQVITQTLNPVWEETFILEFEDISNSSFHLDMWDLDTVESVRQKLGELTDLHGLRRIFKEARKDKGQDDFLGNVVVRLQDLRCREDQWYPLEPCTETYPDRGQCHLQLQLIHKRRAPAASRAQPSYTVHLHLLQQLVSHEVTRHQAGSTSWDGSLSPQAATILFLHATQKDLSDFHQSLAQWLAYSRLYQSLEFPSSCLLHPITSIEYQWIQGRLKGEQLEELTASFSKLLAYGLSLLRQFRSVFPLSVPDSPARLQSLLRVLVQMCKMKAFRELCPDSTPLPRLVTEMLRTGTVQWFHLKQQHHQPMVPGMLEAGRALLSLVQDIIGDLHQCQHTWNKIFQNTLKIDLFSMAFLELQWLVAKRVQDHMAAVAGSPVSPEMGESLFQLYVSLKQLCQLDPGPTERDGVLALDGFHRWFQPAIPSWLQKTYSVALARVQRAVQMDELVPLSELTKHSTSAVDLSTCFAQISHTARQLDWPDPEEAFMITVKFVEDTCRLALVYCSLIKARAQELSAGQKAQGQAANMQCVVVNDMEQLRLVIGKLPTQLAWEALEQRVGAVLEQGQLQNTLHAQLQGALAGLGHEIRTGVRTLAKQLEVGIAKHIQKLVGLKESVLPEDAILPLMKFLEVKLCYLNTNLVQENFSSLLTLLWTYTLTVLMEGAASQRSCPLASSRLKTALQNLEICFYAEGCGLPRAALHTNTFQALQRDLELQAASSRELIQKYFCSRIQQQAETASEELGAVTVKASYRTSEQKLRVELLSASSLLPLDSNGSSDPFVQLTLEPRHEFPELAPRETQKHKKDLHPLFDETFEFLVPAEPCQKDGACLLLTVLDHDTLGADDLEGEAFLPLRSVPGLTGPEEPGEVPQTRLPLTYPALNGDPILQLLESRKGDREAQAFVRLRRQRAKQASQHAPRPGR is encoded by the exons ATGGCAAcacccttctcccacccccagcgGCGCCCCCCCCTCCTCCGCCAGGCCATCAAGATAAGGCGCCGCAGGGTCAGAGATCTGCAGGATCCGCTGGCCCAAACCGCTCAGGAG CTCGAGCCTCCATCCCACCACCTCTCCCCTGAGGAG CGGGCCCTGCTCTACGAGGAAGCTCTCTACACCGTCCTGCACCGCCTGGGTCGGCCTGAGCCCAGCCATGTGCGGGAGGCCTCTGAGCTGCTGCAGTACCTGCAGGAG GCCTTCCACATGGAGCCCGAGGAGCACCAGCAGATGCTGCAGCAGGTCCAGAAGCTTGAG AAGCCAATATTTTGTCTGAAGGCAACTGTGAAACAAGCTAAGGGCATTCTGGGCAAAGATGTCAGTG gattCAGTGACCCCTACTGCCTGCTGGGCATTGAGCAGGGGGTGGGCGTGCAGGGGGGCAGCCCTGGGTCCCGGCATCGGCAGAAGGCTGTGGTGAGGCACACCATCCCGGAGGAGCAGACCCACCGCACCCAGGTCATCACCCAGACACTCAACCCTGTCTGGGAGGAGACCTTCATCCT GGAGTTTGAGGACATAAGCAACTCGAGCTTCCATCTGGACATGTG GGATCTGGATACCGTGGAGTCCGTCAGACAGAAGCTCGGGGAGCTCACAGATCTGCACGGGCTGCGAAG GATCTTTAAGGAGGCACGGAAGGACAAAGGCCAGGACGATTTTCTGGGGAACGTGGTTGTGAGGCTACAG GACCTGCGCTGCCGGGAGGATCAGTGGTACCCGCTGGAGCCCTGCACTGAGACCTACCCAGACCGCGGTCAGTGCCACCTCCAGTTGCAGCTCATTCACAAGAGG AGAGCCCCGGCGGCCAGCCGCGCCCAGCCCAGCTACACGGTGCACCTCCACCTGCTCCAGCAGCTGGTGTCCCATGAGGTCACCCGGCACCAG GCAGGCAGTACCTCCTGGGACGGGTCGCTGAGTCCCCAGGCTGCCACCATCCTCTTTCTCCATGCCACGCAGAAGGACCTATCCGACTTCCACCAGTCCTTGGC GCAGTGGCTGGCTTATAGCCGCCTCTACCAGAGCCTGGAGTTCCCGAGCAGCTGCCTCCTGCACCCCATCACCAGCATCGAGTACCAGTGGATCCAGGGCCGGCTCAAGGGAGAACAG CTGGAGGAGCTGACCGCCTCGTTCAGCAAGCTGCTGGCCTACGGCCTCTCGCTCCTCCGCCAGTTCCGGTCGGTTTTCCCCCTCTCTGTGCCCGACTCCCCGGCCCGGCTGCAGTCTCTGCTCAG GGTCCTGGTACAGATGTGCAAGATGAAGGCCTTCAGAGAGCTGTGTCCTGACAGCACCCCGCTGCCCCGCCTGGTGACGGAGATGCTGAGG ACTGGCACGGTCCAGTGGTTCCACCTGAAGCAACAGCACCATCAGCCCATGGTGCCG GGCATGCTGGAGGCGGGCAGAGCCCTGCTGAGCCTGGTACAGGACATCATAGGTGACCTACACCAGTGCCAGCACACGTGGAACAAGATCTTCCAGAA CACCCTCAAGATCGACCTCTTCTCCATGGCTTTCCTGGAGCTGCAGTGGCTG GTGGCCAAGCGGGTGCAGGACCACATGGCGGCGGTGGCGGGGAGCCCCGTGTCCCCAGAGATGGGCGAGAGTCTATTCCAGCTCTATGTCAGCCTCAAGCAGCTCTGCCAGCTGGACCCGGGCCCCACAGAGAG ggATGGAGTCCTGGCCCTGGATGGCTTTCACCGCTGGTTCCAGCCCGCCATCCCCTCCTGGCTGCAGAAGACTTACAGCGTGGCCCTGGCGCGGGTGCAGCGCGCTGTGCAGATGGacgag ctggTGCCCCTGAGTGAACTGACCAAGCACAGCACATCAGCCGTGGATCTGTCCACCTGCTTCGCCCAGATCAGCCATACTGCCCGGCAGCTGGACTGGCCCGACCCAGAGGAGGCCTTCATGATCACCGTCAAGTTTGTGGAG GATACCTGTCGCCTGGCTCTGGTATACTGCAGCCTTATAAAGGCCCGGGCCCAGGAGctctctgcaggccagaaggcCCAGGGCCAGGCAGCCAACATG CAGTGCGTGGTGGTGAATGACATGGAGCAGCTGCGGCTGGTGATCGGCAAGCTGCCCACCCAGCTGGCGTGGGAGGCTCTGGAACAGCGAGTAGGGGCCGTGCTGGAGCAGGGCCAGCTGCAGAACACGCTGCACGCCCAACTGCAGGGCGCGCTGGCCGGGCTGGGCCACGAGATCCGCACCGGCGTCCGCACCCTGGCGAAGCAG CTGGAGGTGGGCATTGCCAAGCACATCCAGAAACTCGTGGGCCTCAAGGAGTCTGTCCTGCCTGAGGAT GCCATTCTGCCCCTGATGAAGTTTCTGGAGGTGAAGCTCTGCTACCTGAATACCAACTTGGTGCAGGAGAACTTCAGCAG CCTCCTGACCCTGCTCTGGACCTACACGCTCACCGTGCTGATGGAGGGGGCTGCCTCCCAGCGGAGCTGCCCCCTGGCCTCTAGCAGGCTGAAGACTGCACTGCAG AATCTGGAGATCTGCTTCTACGCAGAGGGCTGCGGCCTGCCACGTGCAGCCCTACACACCAACACCTTCCAG GCTCTGCAGAGGGACCTGGAGCTGCAGGCCGCTTCCAGCCGGGAGCTCATCCAGAAGTACTTCTGCAGCCGCATCCAGCAGCAG GCGGAAACAGCCTCCGAGGAGCTGGGGGCTGTCACAGTCAAGGCTTCCTACCGCACCTCTGAGCAGAAGCTACGTGTGGAACTGCTCAGCGCCTCCAGCCTGCTGCCCCTGGACTCCAACG GCTCCAGCGATCCCTTTGTCCAGCTGACCTTGGAGCCCAGGCACGAGTTCCCTGAGCTGGCCCCCCGGGAGACCCAAAAGCACAAGAAGGACCTTCACCCCCTGTTTGATGAAACCTTTGAATT CCTGGTGCCTGCTGAGCCGTGCCAGAAGGACGGAGCGTGCCTCCTGCTCACGGTGCTGGACCACGACACGCTGGGGGCTGACGACTTGGAAGGGGAGGCCTTTCTGCCACTACGCTCCGTGCCGGGCCTGACTGGGCCTGAGGAGCCTGGTGAGGTGCCTCAGACCCGCCTGCCCCTCACCTACCCTGCACTCAACG